The nucleotide window ACGGCGAATCCCTCAGCGTCTTAGGGGTCGTCGAGCGCCTCAACGCGTTGGTAGGGAGCTACGGCTGGGGCCGCGTGGACATGGTGGAGAACCGTCGGGTTGGCATCAAGAGCCGGGAGACCTATGAGTGCCCGGCCAGCCTCGCGCTCATCCTCGCCCATCGGGATCTGGAAGGCGTCTGCCTCGAACGTGATGTGCAGCGCGAGAAGGCCCGGATCGAACCCCGCTACGCCGAACTCATCTATGACGGGCTCTGGTTCAGTCCCCTCAAGGAGGCCTTCGATGCCTTCATCGCCGAGACCCAGCGCTACGTCACCGGGGAGGTTCGTCTGGCCTTGGCCCCGGGGTCATGTGAGGTCACGGGCCGCCGCAGCCCCCACAGCCTCTACGACTACGGGCTGGCCACCTACGAGGCCGACGACTCATTCCGTCATGAAGATTCGGCGGGGTTCGTGCGGCTGTGGGGGCTGTCGGTGGAGACCTGGGCGGGGACGCAGGGCCGCCTGCACCAACGATGAGCACGCTCTGGCACGGCCGCTTTGCCGGGGGACCGGCGGAGGAACTGCTCGCCTACACGGCGAGCCTGTCTTTCGACCAACGTCTCTGGCCCGATGACCTGAAGGGCTCGCGCGCCCATGTGCGGGGTCTCACGGGCGCCGGCGTTCTCACCCGCGCCGAGTGTGACGCGGTGTTGGGGGCGCTTGATCAGGTGGAGAGCGAACTGAGCGCGGGCTCTTTTGTTTTCGGCCCCGCCGATGAGGACATCCATACCGCCGTTGAACGACGGGTTACCGAACTGGCCGGGGCGGCGGGGGCCAAACTTCATACCGGGCGTAGTCGCAACGATCAGGTGGCCACGGATCTGCGGCTCTACACCAAGCGGGCCCTGCGAGAGGTGGCCGGACGCATCCTTGGTCTTCAACAAGTGCTGGTGGATCAGGCCATCGCGGTGGGGGAGGCATACCTGCCGGGGTACACCCATCTCCAACGGGCGCAACCGGTGTTGCTGGCCCATCACCTCTTAGCCCACGGATGGGCTCTGGCGCGCGATGTGGATCGCCTCCTCGACTGTCACCGCCGGGCCGACGTGTCACCCCTGGGCGCGGGGGCGTTGGCGGGATCGTCGATTCCCCTCGATCCCGATGGCGTGGCGGCGGAGTTGGGCTTCGCCCACCGGTTCGAGAACAGCCTTGATGCGGTGTCGGATCGGGACTTCGTGGCCGAGGCGGTATTCGACCTCACCATGGTGGGTATTCATCTGTCCCGAATGGGGGAAGAGGTGGTGCTCTGGTGCAGCGAGGAGTTTGGCTTTGCCCATCTCGACGACGCCTACAGCACCGGCAGCTCGATGCTCCCGCAGAAAAAAAACCCCGACATCGCGGAACTGGCTCGGGGCAAGGCTGGCCGTCTCATCGGAGATCTCACCGGTCTGCTGGCCACCCTCAAGGGCCTACCGCTGGCCTACAACCGCGATCTCCAAGAGGACAAGGAGCCGTTGTTCGATGCGGTTGATCAGGTATCCCTTGCCCTCACGGCGATGGGGGGCCTGATGGCGACGCTGCGTTTCGATGTGGAGCGCATGCAGGCGGCCGCCGACGTACCGGCCGCCGCCGCCACCGACCTGGCGGAATACCTGGTGGTGGGGGGTATGCCGTTCCGAGAGGCCCACGCGCTCGTGGGGACCCTCGTGCGCCAGTCG belongs to Acidimicrobiia bacterium and includes:
- the argH gene encoding argininosuccinate lyase, giving the protein MSTLWHGRFAGGPAEELLAYTASLSFDQRLWPDDLKGSRAHVRGLTGAGVLTRAECDAVLGALDQVESELSAGSFVFGPADEDIHTAVERRVTELAGAAGAKLHTGRSRNDQVATDLRLYTKRALREVAGRILGLQQVLVDQAIAVGEAYLPGYTHLQRAQPVLLAHHLLAHGWALARDVDRLLDCHRRADVSPLGAGALAGSSIPLDPDGVAAELGFAHRFENSLDAVSDRDFVAEAVFDLTMVGIHLSRMGEEVVLWCSEEFGFAHLDDAYSTGSSMLPQKKNPDIAELARGKAGRLIGDLTGLLATLKGLPLAYNRDLQEDKEPLFDAVDQVSLALTAMGGLMATLRFDVERMQAAADVPAAAATDLAEYLVVGGMPFREAHALVGTLVRQSMEAGPSLAALVAAHPALGDNGVALLAPGVSVTRRTTPGGAGPAAVAVQLRRFEEQLRADGERVAL